Proteins from a single region of Catenulispora acidiphila DSM 44928:
- a CDS encoding DNA gyrase/topoisomerase IV subunit B produces the protein MSAQGRPAPSADKDGSYTARHLLVLEGLDAVRKRPGMYIGSNDGRGLMHCLWEIIDNSVDEALAGFGDKIEIILHKDGSAEVRDTGRGIPVDVEPKTGLSGVEVVMTMLHAGGKFGGGSYAASGGLHGVGASVVNALSSRVDMEVDRAGTVHAMSFQRGIPGVFADEGPEAKFKAESGLRKVGKVSRALVPKSADGRRAAPTGTRTRFWPDRQIFLKDAEFVLEDLHARARQTAFLVPGLTIRVVDERDGKQDEEIFSYAGGISEFVEFLAPDRPITDTLRFTGSGKFTETVPVLDEQGHMTPADIERELFVDVALRWGTEYDTVIRSFVNIIATPKGGTHLVGFGKGLLKAANEQLRATKLLKVNDDDVIREDVFEGLTAVVTVRLAEPQFEGQTKEVLGTPAANRIVTRVVDNAFKEFLTSAKRNDKPMARGVLEKIANAARTRITARQHKEAQRRKNALETSALPAKLADCRSDDVDRSEMFIIEGDSAMGSAKAARNSEFQALLPIRGKILNVQKSSIADMLKNTECAAIIQVVGAGSGRSFDIDQARYGKVILMADADVDGSHIRCLLLTLFHRYMRPMLEAGRVYAAVPPLHRIEVIGAGRAKNEFIYTYSDNEMRRTVAELLKKGKRIKEPIQRYKGLGEMDADQLAETTMDPRHRTLRRITVADGESADKAFDLLMGNDVAPRREFIINSAAVLDRSRIDA, from the coding sequence GTGAGTGCCCAAGGAAGGCCCGCGCCGTCCGCCGACAAGGACGGCTCCTACACCGCGCGGCACCTCCTTGTCCTCGAGGGACTCGACGCGGTCCGCAAGCGGCCCGGCATGTACATCGGCTCCAATGACGGCCGCGGTCTCATGCACTGCCTGTGGGAGATCATCGACAACTCGGTCGACGAGGCGCTGGCCGGGTTCGGGGACAAGATCGAGATCATTCTGCACAAGGACGGCTCGGCCGAGGTCCGGGACACCGGCCGCGGGATCCCGGTGGACGTGGAGCCCAAGACCGGCCTGTCCGGCGTCGAGGTCGTCATGACGATGCTGCACGCCGGCGGCAAGTTCGGCGGCGGCTCCTACGCCGCCTCCGGCGGTCTGCACGGCGTCGGCGCCTCGGTGGTGAACGCGCTGAGCTCGCGCGTGGACATGGAGGTCGACCGGGCCGGGACCGTGCACGCCATGTCGTTCCAGCGGGGCATCCCCGGGGTGTTCGCCGACGAGGGCCCGGAGGCGAAGTTCAAGGCCGAGTCCGGGCTGCGCAAGGTCGGCAAGGTCTCCCGCGCGCTCGTACCCAAATCGGCCGACGGCCGGCGAGCCGCGCCGACCGGTACCCGCACCCGCTTCTGGCCGGACCGGCAGATCTTCCTCAAGGACGCCGAGTTCGTCCTGGAGGACCTGCACGCGCGGGCCCGGCAGACCGCGTTCCTGGTGCCCGGGTTGACGATCCGGGTCGTGGACGAGCGGGACGGCAAGCAGGACGAGGAGATCTTCTCCTACGCCGGCGGCATCTCGGAGTTCGTGGAGTTCCTCGCCCCGGACCGCCCGATCACCGACACCCTGCGCTTCACCGGCTCGGGCAAGTTCACCGAGACCGTGCCGGTGCTCGACGAGCAGGGGCACATGACCCCGGCGGACATCGAGCGCGAGCTGTTCGTGGACGTGGCGCTGCGCTGGGGGACCGAGTACGACACGGTGATCCGCTCGTTCGTGAACATCATCGCCACCCCCAAGGGCGGCACGCACCTGGTCGGTTTCGGCAAGGGGCTGCTGAAGGCGGCGAACGAGCAGCTGCGGGCGACCAAGCTGCTGAAGGTCAACGACGACGACGTGATCCGCGAGGACGTCTTCGAGGGGCTGACCGCGGTGGTCACCGTCCGGCTGGCCGAGCCGCAGTTCGAGGGCCAGACCAAGGAGGTCCTGGGGACCCCGGCGGCGAACCGGATCGTGACCCGGGTCGTGGACAACGCCTTCAAGGAGTTCCTGACCTCCGCCAAGCGCAACGACAAGCCGATGGCGCGCGGCGTGCTGGAGAAGATCGCCAACGCCGCCCGGACCCGGATCACCGCCCGGCAGCACAAGGAGGCGCAGCGCCGCAAGAACGCGCTGGAGACCTCCGCGCTGCCGGCCAAGCTGGCCGACTGCCGCTCCGACGACGTGGACCGCTCCGAGATGTTCATCATCGAGGGGGACTCGGCGATGGGCTCGGCCAAGGCCGCGCGCAACTCGGAGTTCCAGGCGCTGCTGCCGATCCGCGGCAAGATCCTGAACGTCCAGAAGTCCTCGATCGCCGACATGCTGAAGAACACCGAATGCGCGGCCATCATCCAGGTCGTCGGCGCCGGCTCGGGCCGCTCGTTCGACATCGACCAGGCGCGCTACGGCAAGGTGATCCTGATGGCCGACGCCGACGTCGACGGCTCGCACATCCGCTGCCTGCTGCTGACCCTGTTCCACCGGTACATGCGGCCGATGCTGGAGGCCGGGCGCGTCTACGCCGCCGTGCCGCCGCTGCACCGGATCGAGGTGATCGGCGCGGGCCGGGCGAAGAACGAGTTCATCTACACCTACTCGGACAACGAGATGCGCCGCACGGTCGCCGAGCTGCTGAAGAAGGGCAAGCGGATCAAGGAGCCGATCCAGCGCTACAAGGGCCTCGGCGAGATGGACGCCGACCAGCTGGCCGAGACCACCATGGACCCGCGCCACCGCACCCTGCGGCGCATCACGGTGGCCGACGGGGAGTCCGCGGACAAGGCCTTCGACCTGCTGATGGGCAACGACGTGGCGCCACGCCGGGAGTTCATCATCAACTCCGCGGCGGTCCTGGACCGATCCCGGATCGACGCCTAA